One Solanum lycopersicum chromosome 2, SLM_r2.1 genomic region harbors:
- the LOC138342054 gene encoding uncharacterized protein: MDAYFEHVNMHSEAAKIRTTAMYLTDIAMLWWRWKKADMERGACQIDDWEQFTVELKRQFNHQNVVHEARRRLRELKQTFSIQDYVKEFTKLTLQIPSLTGEDVLFYFLDGLQNWAKQELQRCQVHDVDEAIVVVESLNDFFADAAKGRDNRSKTIPPKVDNNNRNRSKPKPRGSDARSNARDQPSNFWKNYEDRKRGAPQREGCYICGETTHPARYCPSLRKLGAMVAAERQQEKAATQAGSSVGEQRG; the protein is encoded by the coding sequence ATGGATGCCTATTTCGAACACGTTAACATGCACAGCGAAGCTGCCAAGATCAGAACGACAGCTATGTACTTGACAGACATAGCCATGCTATGGTGGCGATGGAAGAAAGCAGATATGGAAAGGGGGGCTTGCCAGATTGATGATTGGGAGCAGTTCACAGTTGAGCTCAAACGGCAGTTCAACCATCAAAACGTTGTTCACGAAGCCCGTCGGAGGTTGAGGGAGTTAAAGCAGACCTTCTCCATTCAGGATTATGTTAAGGAATTCACGAAGTTAACACTTCAAATTCCTAGCCTGACGGGTGAGGACGTACTGTTTTACTTTCTAGATGGCCTTCAAAATTGGGCCAAGCAGGAGCTGCAAAGATGTCAAGTGCATGACGTAGATGAGGCGATCGTAGTGGTGGAATCGCTCAACGATTTCTTTGCTGATGCGGCAAAAGGGAGGGATAATAGGAGCAAAACTATTCCTCCCAAGGTCGACAACAACAACAGGAACAGGAGCAAACCGAAGCCCAGAGGCAGCGACGCGAGAAGCAACGCTCGTGACCAGCCTTCAAATTTCTGGAAAAATTATGAGGACCGCAAGAGGGGTGCTCCTCAGCGGGAAGGTTGTTACATCTGTGGGGAGACGACCCACCCTGCTCGGTACTGTCCATCATTGAGGAAGCTGGGCGCTATGGTGGCTGCTGAAAGGCAGCAAGAAAAGGCTGCAACGCAAGCTGGAAGTTCTGTCGGTGAGCAACGTGGGTAG
- the LOC101248436 gene encoding uncharacterized protein: protein MDRDFGEGMPGQQNNFEQARYSSIDTRTEVIGSSNQKFFQDPSSSINTDIRPPDFTIPVGARPVMNYSIQTGEEFALEFMRERVNSKQNLIPHASGGTAGATSCMDLKDKSGISHTGSESGSDIAMITSVGKTRVQHHGRSTSVNEGISNHQAVQTETRALSRNNNIHGIQSHMSSRSSTLTKLKFLCSFGGRIMPRPSDGKLRYIGGDTHLVLLRNDVSWEEFWQKMLTLFNNCHTIKYQLPGEDLDALVSVSCDEDLQNMIEECNVLEGDGSQKLRTFLFSYSDLDDSLAGLENIEGDSEMQYVIAVNSMDFGSRRNSTALASTSEKNLDEFLSATIAGEDGQVARHVAGADTSDPVIGMPLTSQSAHEGVSISSHRIVGSNMGHDSNQLEYLGQTVHHGGTEWQPLPSSTPVDNFPGVGGKNLVLPSMQVQYNHGYQPPNSSQLTNNFLVSSNHGYMNWKGGIDPEQSYESSRMNDQESPASVVNLKRDNYPREMFELNKAKPREKEVPEEGNIKIESSFQKINEPEKMWPLESKKVVSSNTLNDSASSHVSRVEVPSFTSVAVIGNDVIQSKISDKSQEQVQSSASPAAVEEEKLDRFTEDGFSGSGRISNSGYGDSGANLHDISYEQPSIPPRTFRSEWIPREQPGLNRLSKSDDSAASQFIMANAYSEGSQQIIESVNKLNDGNVAPQTEHFVPSGRYGNVAPQTEHFIPSGRSFSANQHATADKGVKLQESQELSVSAREVDTKVGGELSEANYKPELKPATYAEKVKSGLSDPILSNNIQSESASRKTELHWGDASSHGAEGNKEAEQLHSLAEKECQVGAAVSTGIPSGTVGTLEHGSILFDINDCFPRDFLADIFSKAKLMDASPIPAPLYNDGTGLSLNMENHEPKNWSFFQKIAQGDFDRRNVSLMDQDHLCVSSTRANVDDGVSMDYGYPPFKGDGPMIDHMDSQLNIEAEFQQASPEIVVPDTMDLPSGYNPSQTADVQSMQYDVELSSKVPESGYQDENQGAQNAGFPLTNLPLGDFDPSTLQIISNEDLEELKELGSGTFGTVYHGKWRGTDVAIKRIKKTCFTGRSSEQERLTEFWREAEILSKLHHPNVVAFYGVVKDGPGGTLATVAEFMVNGSLRHVLLCKDRHLDRRKRLIIAMDAAFGMEYLHSKNIVHFDLKCDNLLVNLKDPSRPICKVADFGLSKIKRNTLVTGGVRGTLPWMAPELLNGGSNKVSEKVDVFSFGIVLWEILTGEEPYANMHYGAIIGGIVNNTLRPPVPSFCDTEWRMLMEQCWAPDPAIRPSFTEIARRLRTMAAACPTRPQAHPAK, encoded by the exons ATGGATAGAGATTTTGGAGAAGGCATGCCGGGACAGCAAAATAACTTTGAACAAGCTCGTTATAGTTCTATAGACACTAGAACAGAGGTCATTGGTTCTTCAAACCAGAAATTTTTCCAGGATCCATCAAGTTCTATCAATACAGACATAAGACCACCTGATTTCACTATACCAGTCGGAGCTAGACCTGTAATGAACTATTCCATTCAGACTGGCGAGGAGTTTGCTCTGGAATTCATGCGCGAAAGAGTTAACTCAAAGCAGAACCTTATTCCTCATGCTTCGGGGGGTACTGCTGGTGCAACTTCTTGTATGGACCTGAAGGACAAAAGTGGAATATCTCATACAGGTTCTGAAAGTGGATCAGATATCGCCATGATCACCTCAGTTGGAAAAACTCGAGTTCAACATCACGGGAGGTCTACTTCTGTAAATGAAGGGATAAGCAACCATCAAGCTGTGCAAACTGAAACTAGAGCCTTATCAAGAAATAACAACATTCATGGAATTCAAAGTCATATGTCTTCTAGATCTAGTACATTAACAAAGTTGAAGTTCCTCTGCAGTTTTGGTGGTAGAATTATGCCTCGTCCAAGTGATGGGAAACTTAGATATATTGGAGGTGATACGCACCTCGTCCTTTTAAGAAATGATGTTTCTTGGGAGGAATTCTGGCAAAAGATGTTAACTTTATTTAACAATTGTCACACAATAAAATATCAGCTACCTGGTGAGGATCTCGATGCATTAGTGTCAGTTTCTTGTGATGAAGACTTGCAGAATATGATAGAGGAATGTAATGTATTAGAAGGCGATGGATCACAAAAATTGCGTACATTTCTCTTTTCTTACAGTGACTTAGATGATTCTCTGGCTGGTTTGGAGAATATTGAAGGAGATTCAGAAATGCAGTATGTTATTGCTGTCAATAGCATGGACTTTGGTTCAAGAAGAAACTCCACTGCTCTGGCAAGCACTTCAGAAAAAAACCTGGATGAGTTTCTGAGTGCAACAATTGCTGGGGAGGATGGTCAAGTTGCTAGGCATGTAGCAGGGGCTGATACTTCTGATCCAGTCATTGGCATGCCTCTAACAAGTCAATCTGCTCATGAAGGGGTATCAATTTCATCACATAGAATAGTTGGGTCAAACATGGGGCATGACTCTAATCAACTAGAATACTTGGGTCAAACTGTACATCATGGTGGCACTGAATGGCAACCTTTACCCTCTTCCACACCTGTTGACAACTTTCCAGGTGTAGGTGGCAAAAATCTGGTTCTTCCATCTATGCAAGTGCAGTATAACCATGGTTATCAACCACCCAACTCTTCACAACTTACAAATAACTTTCTTGTAAGTTCGAATCATGGTTACATGAATTGGAAAGGAGGCATCGATCCCGAGCAGTCTTACGAGAGCTCACGTATGAATGACCAAGAATCACCTGCTTCAGTAGTGAATCTGAAAAGAGATAACTATCCCCGGGAGATGTTTGAACTTAATAAAGCAAAACCTCGAGAGAAGGAAGTGCCTGAGGAGGGAAATATAAAGATAGAAAGCTCTTTTCAGAAAATAAATGAGCCTGAAAAAATGTGGCCTTTGGAAAGCAAAAAAGTTGTTTCCTCAAACACACTGAATGATTCCGCCTCAAGTCAcgtttcaagagttgaagttcCGAGTTTCACTTCTGTAGCAGTTATTGGAAACGATGTTATACAATCTAAAATTAGTGACAAGAGTCAGGAACAAGTTCAGAGTTCAGCATCTCCTGCAgctgttgaggaagaaaaactTGATAGGTTCACAGAAGATGGCTTCTCCGGATCTGGTAGAATATCAAATTCTGGCTATGGAGACTCGGGGGCAAACCTACATGACATTAGCTACGAACAACCATCGATTCCTCCACGAACTTTTCGCTCTGAATGGATACCCAGGGAACAGCCCGGCCTTAATCGTTTATCCAAATCTGATGATTCTGCTGCCTCGCAATTCATAATGGCCAATGCATATTCTGAAGGCTCACAACAGATCATAGAATCCGTTAATAAATTGAACGATGGGAATGTGGCTCCCCAGACTGAGCATTTTGTACCTTCTGGAAGATATGGGAATGTGGCTCCCCAGACTGAGCATTTTATACCTTCTGGAAGATCTTTTTCTGCTAATCAACATGCTACTGCAGATAAAGGGGTAAAACTTCAGGAATCTCAAGAGTTAAGTGTCAGTGCGAGAGAAGTTGATACCAAGGTTGGTGGAGAACTTTCTGAAGCAAATTATAAGCCTGAGCTGAAACCTGCAACTTATgcagagaaagtgaaatctggACTAAGTGATCCTATCTTAAGTAATAATATCCAGTCCGAGTCTGCTTCCAGGAAGACAGAGCTTCATTGGGGTGATGCATCTTCACATGGAGCCGAGGGAAACAAAGAAGCAGAGCAACTACACTCTTTGGCTGAGAAAGAGTGTCAGGTTGGAGCAGCAGTTTCCACAGGGATACCCTCTGGTACTGTTGGTACACTTGAGCATGGAAGCATTCTTTTTGACATTAATGACTGCTTTCCCCGTGATTTTCTCGCTGATATATTTTCCAAAGCCAAGCTTATGGATGCCTCACCAATACCTGCCCCACTGTACAATGATGGAACTGGTTTGAGCTTGAATATGGAGAACCATGAACCAAAGAACTGGTCCTTTTTCCAAAAGATAGCTCAAGGTGATTTTGATAGAAGAAATGTCTCTTTGATGGATCAGGATCATCTTTGTGTGTCTTCTACTCGTGCAAATGTTGATGATGGGGTCTCTATGGATTATGGCTATCCTCCTTTCAAGGGTGATGGACCAATGATAGATCATATGGACTCTCAGCTCAATATTGAAGCTGAATTCCAGCAAGCATCTCCTGAAATTGTTGTCCCAGACACCATGGATTTGCCTTCCGGGTACAACCCTTCTCAAACCGCTGACGTTCAAAGTATGcagtatgatgttgaattgagtTCAAAAGTACCTGAATCGGGTTATCAG GATGAGAACCAAGGAGCTCAGAATGCTGGCTTTCCGCTTACCAATCTCCCGCTTGGAGACTTTGATCCCAGCACTTTGCAG ATAATCAGTAATGAAGATCTTGAAGAGTTAAAGGAATTAGGATCTGGAACATTTGGGACCGTATATCATGGAAAATGGAGAGGGACTGACGTTGCCATCAAGAGAATAAAAAAAACCTGTTTCACAGGTCGGTCATCAGAGCAGGAGAGATTG ACTGAGTTTTGGCGTGAAGCTGAAATTCTTTCAAAACTTCATCATCCCAATGTGGTGGCATTTTATGGTGTAGTGAAAGATGGGCCAGGAGGGACTCTTGCCACAGTAGCAGAGTTCATGGTGAATGGTTCTCTTAGGCATGTTTTACTTTGCAAGGACAG ACACCTTGATCGTCGCAAGAGGCTCATAATTGCAATGGATGCTGCATTTGGAATGGAATATTTGCACTCGAAGAATATTGTGCATTTTGATCTGAAATGTGACAATTTGCTTGTCAACTTAAAGGATCCTTCTCGACCCATTTGTAAG GTGGCTGATTTTGGGCTGTCAAAAATCAAGAGAAATACCTTGGTTACTGGTGGTGTCAGGGGAACGCTTCCATGGATGGCTCCAGAGCTATTGAATGGTGGAAGTAATAAGGTTTCCGAGAAG GTCGACGTCTTTTCCTTTGGGATTGTGCTCTGGGAAATCCTCACTGGCGAAGAACCTTATGCAAATATGCATTATGGAGCAATTATAG GTGGTATTGTCAACAACACATTGAGACCGCCTGTGCCAAGCTTCTGTGACACTGAGTGGAGAATGCTCATGGAACAGTGTTGGGCTCCAGATCCTGCCATCCGCCCATCTTTCACTGAAATTGCCAGACGGTTACGTACCATGGCTGCTGCCTGTCCAACAAGACCGCAAGCTCATCCAGCCAAGTGA